Proteins encoded together in one Microbacterium sp. zg-Y625 window:
- the trpB gene encoding tryptophan synthase subunit beta produces the protein MSLREAHGPYFGDFGGRYMPESLIAAIDELTAEYEAAKADPAFEAEFQSLLRSYAGRPSPLTEVPRFAEHAGGARVFLKREDLNHTGSHKINNVIGQALLTKRLGKTRVIAETGAGQHGVATATAAALFGFDCTIYMGEVDTERQALNVARMRLLGAEVVPVTTGSRTLKDAINEAYRDWVASVETTNYVFGTAAGPHPFPAMVRDFQKIISEEARAQLLDEVGRLPDAVVACVGGGSNAIGMFDAFLDDEGVRLYGVEAAGDGVDTLRHAASIERGRPGVLHGAKTFVLQDEDGQTVESHSISAGLDYPGVGPEHAWLASIGRAEYIPATDAEAMDALRLLSRTEGIIPAIESAHALAGAMRLGRELGPDALIAVSLSGRGDKDMDTAARWFGLYSDEAPAPVVTPPEDEAAAGEGIEL, from the coding sequence ATGAGCCTGCGCGAGGCCCACGGGCCCTACTTCGGCGACTTCGGCGGGCGCTACATGCCCGAGTCGCTCATCGCCGCGATCGACGAGCTGACCGCGGAATACGAGGCGGCCAAGGCCGACCCCGCGTTCGAGGCGGAGTTCCAGAGCCTGCTGCGCTCGTACGCCGGCCGCCCGTCGCCCCTCACCGAGGTGCCGCGGTTCGCCGAGCACGCCGGCGGCGCCCGGGTCTTCCTCAAGCGCGAGGACCTCAACCACACCGGCTCGCACAAGATCAACAACGTCATCGGGCAGGCCCTCCTCACCAAGCGCCTGGGCAAGACCCGCGTCATCGCCGAGACGGGCGCCGGCCAGCACGGCGTCGCCACCGCCACGGCAGCGGCCCTGTTCGGATTCGACTGCACGATCTACATGGGCGAGGTCGACACCGAGCGTCAGGCGCTCAACGTCGCCCGCATGCGGCTGCTCGGCGCCGAGGTCGTCCCGGTCACCACGGGCTCCCGCACACTGAAGGATGCCATCAACGAGGCATACCGCGACTGGGTCGCCAGCGTCGAGACGACCAACTACGTCTTCGGCACCGCCGCCGGTCCCCACCCCTTCCCCGCCATGGTGCGCGACTTCCAGAAGATCATCAGCGAAGAAGCGCGCGCGCAGCTGCTGGACGAGGTCGGGCGCCTGCCCGACGCCGTCGTCGCCTGCGTCGGCGGCGGCTCCAACGCCATCGGGATGTTCGACGCGTTCCTCGACGACGAGGGCGTGCGCCTGTACGGCGTCGAGGCTGCCGGCGACGGCGTCGACACGCTGCGCCACGCGGCATCCATCGAGCGCGGCCGCCCCGGCGTGCTGCACGGCGCGAAGACCTTCGTGCTGCAGGACGAGGACGGCCAGACCGTCGAGTCGCACTCCATCTCGGCGGGCCTGGACTACCCCGGTGTCGGGCCCGAGCACGCGTGGCTCGCGTCGATCGGCCGCGCCGAGTACATCCCCGCCACCGATGCCGAGGCGATGGACGCGCTGCGCCTGCTCAGCCGCACCGAGGGGATCATCCCCGCCATCGAGTCCGCCCACGCCCTCGCCGGCGCCATGCGACTCGGACGCGAGCTCGGGCCGGATGCCCTGATCGCCGTCAGCCTTTCGGGCCGCGGCGACAAGGACATGGACACCGCCGCGCGCTGGTTCGGGCTCTACAGCGACGAGGCGCCCGCACCCGTCGTCACGCCGCCCGAGGACGAAGCCGCCGCCGGCGAAGGGATCGAGCTGTGA
- the trpC gene encoding indole-3-glycerol phosphate synthase TrpC: MLAGLTAGAVEDAEERSLRRPLAEVEKLALSQPAARDALAALAPADRVKIIAEVKRASPSRGDLAAIPDPAHQASLYETGGASAISVLTEGRRFKGSLADLEAVKAAVSVPVLRKDFIATPYQVLEARASGADLVLLIVAALEQPLLAQLHALVLELGMTPLVETHSLDEVQRAADVGARLIGVNARDLSTFELDRDLFGRLAEHIPADAVKIAESAVLTPADVAHYRGAGADVVLIGEALVTGDPVATLTAFLEAGS; this comes from the coding sequence ATGCTCGCGGGCCTGACGGCCGGCGCGGTGGAGGATGCCGAGGAGCGGTCGCTGCGGCGGCCGCTCGCCGAGGTGGAGAAGCTCGCGCTGTCGCAGCCCGCGGCGCGCGACGCCCTCGCCGCGCTGGCGCCCGCGGACCGCGTGAAGATCATCGCCGAGGTCAAGCGCGCGAGCCCCTCGCGCGGCGACCTCGCCGCGATCCCCGACCCTGCTCACCAGGCCTCGCTCTACGAGACCGGGGGAGCCAGCGCGATCTCGGTGCTGACCGAAGGGCGCCGCTTCAAGGGCAGCCTCGCCGACCTCGAAGCGGTCAAGGCCGCGGTGTCGGTGCCGGTGCTGCGCAAGGACTTCATCGCGACGCCCTATCAGGTGCTCGAGGCCCGGGCCTCGGGCGCGGACCTCGTGCTGCTGATCGTCGCGGCCCTCGAGCAGCCCCTGCTGGCACAGCTGCACGCCCTCGTGCTGGAGCTGGGCATGACGCCGCTGGTCGAGACGCACTCGCTCGACGAGGTGCAGCGTGCCGCCGACGTCGGCGCCCGGCTGATCGGCGTCAACGCCCGCGACCTGTCGACCTTCGAGCTCGACCGTGACCTCTTCGGCCGCCTCGCCGAGCACATTCCGGCGGATGCCGTGAAGATCGCCGAGTCCGCCGTCCTCACCCCTGCCGACGTCGCGCACTACCGCGGCGCCGGCGCCGACGTGGTCCTCATCGGGGAGGCGCTGGTCACCGGCGACCCGGTGGCGACCCTCACCGCTTTCCTGGAGGCCGGCTCATGA
- a CDS encoding DUF6704 family protein, whose product MSNHIGDPGHGHSPAAWTAVVIMLLAFVLGTLFFWLDMPALVWASAGLLVVGAIVGWAMSKAGYGANGPKYASKQH is encoded by the coding sequence ATGAGCAACCACATCGGCGACCCCGGCCACGGACATTCCCCGGCAGCGTGGACCGCCGTCGTCATCATGCTGCTCGCGTTCGTGCTGGGCACCCTGTTCTTCTGGCTGGACATGCCGGCGCTCGTCTGGGCCTCCGCCGGCCTGCTCGTCGTCGGCGCCATCGTCGGCTGGGCCATGTCCAAGGCCGGTTACGGCGCCAACGGTCCCAAGTACGCCTCGAAGCAGCATTGA
- a CDS encoding Trp biosynthesis-associated membrane protein, with translation MTRRARLMAVLAMVVAGGTAVISSTQTWLDVTLTDGAAHVLAVPGAAAVPVIAPLGLAALALGLALTIVGRVLRYVFGAIAVAVGGLMLALTWPVAVDPPVTAAASTVTETTGLSGTEAVSALVAGMAVTPWPWVTVVAAVILVVGGVWTLASAHRWTGAGRRYRTEATAVAGPASSRPHDAIDSWDDLSRGTDPTA, from the coding sequence ATGACCCGGCGCGCGCGTCTTATGGCGGTGCTGGCGATGGTCGTCGCCGGCGGCACTGCCGTCATCTCCTCCACGCAGACCTGGCTGGACGTCACCCTGACAGACGGCGCGGCGCACGTGCTGGCCGTCCCCGGAGCCGCCGCCGTGCCGGTGATCGCGCCCCTGGGGCTCGCCGCGCTGGCGCTCGGTCTCGCGCTCACGATCGTCGGCCGCGTGCTGCGTTACGTCTTCGGGGCGATCGCCGTCGCCGTCGGCGGCCTCATGCTCGCGCTCACCTGGCCGGTGGCCGTCGACCCGCCCGTGACGGCTGCGGCATCCACCGTGACCGAGACGACGGGCCTGAGCGGCACCGAGGCGGTCTCCGCCCTCGTGGCCGGAATGGCCGTGACCCCGTGGCCGTGGGTGACGGTCGTCGCGGCCGTGATCCTGGTGGTGGGGGGTGTCTGGACGCTCGCCTCGGCACACCGCTGGACGGGCGCCGGACGCCGCTATCGCACCGAGGCCACGGCCGTCGCCGGCCCCGCCTCGTCGCGCCCGCACGATGCCATCGACTCGTGGGACGACCTGTCGCGCGGCACGGACCCGACAGCCTGA
- the hisI gene encoding phosphoribosyl-AMP cyclohydrolase, translating to MTDSVDERIARVTFDENGLVAAIIQQWDTLEVLMLAWMDAEALRRTLTTGRVTFWSRSRQEYWRKGDTSGHIQLVRGARLDCDGDAVLISVEQVGAACHTGTRTCFDADDLHPVTATP from the coding sequence GTGACCGACAGCGTGGATGAGCGCATCGCACGCGTGACCTTCGACGAGAACGGCCTGGTGGCCGCCATCATCCAGCAGTGGGACACCCTCGAGGTGCTCATGCTGGCATGGATGGATGCCGAGGCCCTCCGCCGCACCCTCACCACCGGCCGCGTGACCTTCTGGTCGCGTTCCCGGCAGGAGTACTGGCGCAAGGGCGACACGTCCGGGCACATCCAGCTCGTGCGCGGCGCGCGCCTGGACTGCGACGGCGACGCCGTGCTCATCTCCGTGGAGCAGGTGGGGGCGGCGTGCCACACCGGCACCCGCACGTGCTTCGACGCCGACGACCTGCACCCCGTCACGGCGACGCCATGA
- the hisF gene encoding imidazole glycerol phosphate synthase subunit HisF — protein MALACRVIPCLDVAAGRVVKGVNFANLRDMGDPVELARLYFEQGADEITFLDVTATVDARATTYDVVRRTAEQVFIPLTVGGGVRSADDVARLLGVGADKIGVNSAAIARPALIDDIADRFGAQVLVLSLDVKRSAVTPSGFVVTTHGGRTETELDALDWAQEAIERGAGELLVNSIDADGTKEGFDLELVRLMRELSTVPVIASGGAGDASHFAPAVHAGADAVLAASVFHTGQLTIGDVKDALAAEGILVRGREDLS, from the coding sequence ATGGCGCTGGCGTGCCGCGTCATCCCGTGCCTGGACGTCGCCGCGGGCCGGGTGGTGAAGGGCGTCAACTTCGCCAACCTGCGCGACATGGGCGACCCGGTCGAGCTCGCTCGGCTGTACTTCGAGCAGGGCGCAGACGAGATCACCTTCCTCGACGTGACGGCCACGGTCGACGCGCGTGCGACGACGTATGACGTCGTGCGCCGCACGGCCGAGCAGGTCTTCATCCCGCTCACCGTGGGCGGCGGCGTGCGCTCGGCCGACGACGTGGCGCGCCTCCTCGGCGTCGGGGCGGACAAGATCGGCGTGAACTCCGCCGCCATCGCCCGTCCCGCGCTCATCGACGACATCGCCGACCGGTTCGGCGCCCAGGTGCTCGTGCTCTCGCTCGACGTCAAGCGCTCCGCTGTCACCCCGTCGGGCTTCGTCGTGACCACCCACGGCGGACGCACCGAGACGGAGCTGGACGCACTCGACTGGGCGCAGGAGGCGATCGAACGGGGTGCCGGCGAACTGCTGGTGAACTCCATCGACGCCGACGGCACGAAAGAGGGCTTCGACCTCGAGCTCGTCCGTCTCATGCGGGAGCTGTCCACCGTGCCGGTCATCGCCTCGGGGGGAGCGGGCGACGCCTCCCACTTCGCCCCCGCAGTGCACGCCGGTGCCGACGCGGTGCTCGCCGCCTCGGTCTTCCACACCGGCCAGCTCACCATCGGCGACGTCAAGGACGCGCTGGCCGCCGAGGGGATCCTCGTGCGCGGACGGGAGGACCTGTCGTGA
- the hisG gene encoding ATP phosphoribosyltransferase yields MLRIAVPNKGSLADTAAELLAEAGYIGRRDPKDLHVIDPVNEVEFFYLRPKDIATYVGSGALDVGITGRDLLLDARMPGAREVEALGFGASTFRFAGPPGRFSALADLEGLRVATAYPGLVDAYLDEHGVAVDLVPLDGAVESAVRLGVADAVADVVSTGTTLRQAGLEIFGPVLLQSEAVLIGSPTEAEGAETLLRRLRGVMVARRYVMVDYDLPVSLVDQAADIAGGIESPTISPLRDPSWVAVRVMVERRRVNQIMDALYAIGARAILVTAIHNARL; encoded by the coding sequence ATGCTGCGTATCGCCGTGCCGAACAAGGGCTCCCTCGCCGACACCGCCGCCGAGCTGCTCGCCGAAGCGGGCTACATCGGCCGCCGCGACCCGAAGGACCTGCACGTCATCGACCCCGTCAACGAGGTCGAGTTCTTCTACCTGCGCCCCAAGGACATCGCCACCTACGTCGGCTCCGGCGCCCTGGACGTGGGCATCACCGGCCGCGACCTGCTGCTGGACGCCCGCATGCCCGGTGCCCGCGAGGTCGAGGCGCTCGGCTTCGGCGCCTCGACCTTCCGCTTCGCCGGTCCCCCCGGACGGTTCTCCGCCCTGGCCGACCTCGAGGGCCTGCGTGTCGCCACCGCCTACCCCGGCCTCGTCGACGCCTACCTCGATGAGCACGGCGTCGCCGTGGACCTCGTGCCGCTGGACGGCGCCGTGGAATCGGCCGTGCGGCTCGGCGTCGCCGACGCGGTCGCCGATGTCGTCTCCACCGGCACCACCCTCCGCCAGGCGGGCCTGGAGATCTTCGGACCCGTGCTGCTGCAGTCCGAGGCCGTGCTCATCGGCTCGCCGACCGAGGCGGAGGGCGCGGAGACCCTGCTGCGCCGCCTGCGAGGCGTCATGGTGGCCCGCCGATACGTCATGGTCGACTACGACCTGCCGGTGTCGCTCGTCGACCAGGCGGCCGACATCGCCGGCGGCATCGAGTCGCCCACCATCTCGCCGCTGCGCGACCCCTCGTGGGTCGCGGTGCGCGTCATGGTCGAGCGCCGTCGCGTGAACCAGATCATGGACGCCCTCTACGCCATCGGGGCGCGCGCGATCCTCGTCACCGCTATCCACAACGCGAGGCTCTGA
- a CDS encoding phosphoribosyl-ATP diphosphatase, translating to MKTFDALFAELSAKAEQRPEGSGTVAELDAGVHAIGKKIVEEAAEVWMAAEYESQDAAAEEISQLLYHLQVMMLAKGITLADVYRHL from the coding sequence GTGAAGACGTTCGACGCCCTGTTCGCTGAGCTGTCCGCCAAGGCGGAGCAGCGCCCCGAGGGATCGGGCACCGTCGCCGAGCTTGATGCCGGCGTGCACGCGATCGGCAAGAAGATCGTCGAAGAGGCCGCCGAGGTGTGGATGGCCGCGGAGTACGAGTCGCAGGATGCCGCGGCGGAGGAGATCTCCCAGCTGCTCTACCACCTGCAGGTGATGATGCTCGCGAAGGGGATCACCCTCGCAGACGTCTACCGACATCTCTGA
- a CDS encoding CHAT domain-containing protein yields MGAVIELEISAGEPSRARPVRVLRATGSEGGRGAFDLDVDALAARLSSVEATVLASAVPARRTLSAGEGEVRRIGAELFDRLFTGDVGAAFRTSRALAHARGENLQLRLRLEDPALAALPWEAMFDGATGTYLCRKESLIRQIGPPESLAPLRVDPPLRILGLLSSPRNLATLDVEAERDRLERALAPHVAAGLARIEWIEQVSWDRLHGRLLAQAWHVLHFVGHSRYQDETDEGELAFCGPDGRAEYVGAAALADLLDETEPTPRLVVLNSCMSGASGLRELYSGTAAALVRSGISAVVAMQFTVSDAAALAFAHGFYAALAYGRTIDDATRSGRIAILGLSRDTLEWITPVLYLRGEDTRLFTVAEIQSLAGRHAGAPDPLPPAPADAEAVAGGTPLGESVPPGPRRRRRTAALVGAGIGLAAIAAAGIALAAVLPGLREPDASPAPGAGTPSPVPTTTSFAIPASQLWTVTAVECAVDEPLQIRATGIVQHGGTADRASGPDGMDGERLDTNVVDDANHAALIGRVGESGAPFLVGSALDMTCPADGALFLGINDEGYVGNVGDFDVTVTHEQ; encoded by the coding sequence ATGGGTGCGGTCATCGAACTCGAGATCAGCGCGGGAGAACCCTCCCGTGCGCGGCCGGTCCGTGTGCTGCGGGCCACCGGCAGCGAGGGCGGCCGCGGCGCGTTCGACCTCGATGTGGACGCGCTGGCGGCGCGGCTGTCGTCGGTGGAGGCGACGGTGCTCGCTTCGGCGGTCCCTGCGCGGCGCACGCTCAGCGCCGGCGAGGGCGAAGTCCGCCGCATCGGCGCGGAGCTGTTCGACCGCCTGTTCACGGGCGACGTCGGCGCCGCCTTCCGCACCAGCCGCGCCCTCGCCCACGCGCGCGGGGAGAACCTGCAGCTGCGGCTGCGGCTGGAGGACCCGGCGCTGGCGGCGCTGCCCTGGGAGGCGATGTTCGACGGGGCCACCGGCACCTACCTGTGCCGGAAGGAGTCGCTGATCCGCCAGATCGGCCCGCCCGAGTCGCTCGCGCCGCTGCGGGTGGATCCGCCACTGCGGATCCTCGGCCTACTCTCCTCGCCCCGCAACCTGGCGACGCTGGACGTGGAGGCCGAGCGCGACCGTCTGGAGCGCGCCCTGGCCCCGCACGTGGCGGCGGGACTGGCGCGCATCGAGTGGATCGAGCAGGTCAGCTGGGATCGGCTGCACGGCAGGCTCCTGGCCCAGGCCTGGCATGTCCTGCACTTCGTGGGCCACAGCCGCTACCAGGACGAGACCGACGAGGGCGAACTGGCGTTCTGCGGACCCGACGGCCGCGCCGAGTACGTCGGCGCCGCCGCGCTGGCCGATCTGCTCGACGAGACCGAGCCGACGCCTCGCCTGGTCGTTCTCAACTCGTGCATGTCGGGTGCAAGCGGCCTGCGCGAGCTGTACTCCGGCACCGCCGCCGCGCTCGTGCGCAGCGGGATCAGCGCGGTCGTGGCCATGCAGTTCACCGTCAGCGACGCCGCGGCGCTCGCCTTCGCGCACGGCTTCTATGCCGCCCTGGCCTACGGCCGCACGATCGACGACGCCACCCGCAGCGGACGCATCGCGATCCTCGGGCTCTCGCGCGACACGCTCGAGTGGATCACCCCCGTGCTCTACCTGCGCGGCGAGGACACCCGCCTGTTCACCGTCGCCGAGATCCAGTCGCTGGCGGGCCGGCACGCCGGCGCCCCCGATCCGCTGCCCCCGGCGCCCGCCGATGCCGAGGCGGTGGCCGGGGGAACACCGCTCGGGGAGAGCGTACCGCCGGGGCCACGACGACGTCGGCGGACGGCGGCGCTCGTGGGGGCCGGCATCGGACTCGCGGCCATCGCCGCCGCCGGCATCGCCCTGGCGGCGGTTCTTCCCGGTCTCAGGGAGCCTGATGCCTCCCCCGCACCCGGCGCCGGGACACCCTCACCCGTTCCGACCACGACGAGCTTCGCCATCCCGGCCAGCCAGCTGTGGACGGTGACGGCGGTCGAGTGCGCCGTTGACGAGCCGCTGCAGATCCGTGCGACCGGCATCGTTCAGCACGGCGGGACGGCAGACCGCGCCTCCGGCCCGGACGGGATGGACGGCGAGCGGCTGGACACCAATGTGGTGGACGACGCGAACCACGCCGCGCTCATCGGGCGTGTCGGCGAGTCGGGGGCGCCGTTCCTCGTCGGCTCGGCGCTGGACATGACGTGCCCGGCCGATGGCGCGCTCTTCCTCGGTATCAACGACGAGGGGTACGTCGGCAACGTCGGCGACTTCGACGTCACGGTGACGCACGAACAGTGA
- a CDS encoding CU044_2847 family protein — MCPIVAFPSEGGDILVEVSTPASWTAPGPIVTRGGGDSDGGLVERSQRRFEDAVERVEPVVRALIDRLTRLPVVPQEIELEFGIQLSAELGAIITNAKSTANFSITMRWTRP, encoded by the coding sequence ATGTGCCCGATCGTCGCATTCCCTTCAGAGGGCGGAGACATCCTGGTGGAGGTCAGCACGCCCGCGTCCTGGACCGCCCCGGGTCCGATCGTCACGCGCGGCGGGGGCGACTCCGACGGCGGACTGGTCGAACGCTCCCAGCGCCGGTTCGAGGACGCGGTGGAACGGGTCGAACCGGTCGTGCGGGCTCTCATCGACCGGCTCACGCGGCTGCCGGTCGTACCGCAGGAGATCGAGCTCGAGTTCGGCATCCAGCTCAGTGCGGAACTGGGCGCCATCATCACCAACGCGAAGTCCACCGCGAACTTCTCGATCACCATGCGCTGGACCCGGCCGTGA
- the rpe gene encoding ribulose-phosphate 3-epimerase, whose product MTDTTDVRVNPSVLAADFVNMQAELARIATADFVHVDVMDNHFVPNLTFGPQMVARIQQTSPVPLDVHLMIDDPERWAPEYAELGAASVTFHLEAAANPVALARRLRSIGARAGVAVKPGTPVEGLFDSLDEFDQILVMTVEPGFGGQSFMPETMPKLRLLADEARRRGSAVWLQVDGGIGESTIAQAAEAGADTFVAGSAVFGAADPGAAILALRSAAGRAHRH is encoded by the coding sequence GTGACCGACACCACCGACGTCCGCGTCAATCCCAGCGTCCTGGCCGCCGACTTCGTCAACATGCAGGCGGAGCTGGCTCGCATCGCCACCGCGGACTTCGTGCACGTCGACGTCATGGACAACCACTTCGTGCCGAACCTCACCTTCGGCCCGCAGATGGTGGCGCGCATCCAGCAGACGAGCCCCGTGCCGCTGGACGTGCACCTCATGATCGACGACCCGGAGCGCTGGGCGCCGGAATACGCCGAGCTCGGCGCGGCGTCGGTGACCTTCCACCTCGAGGCGGCCGCGAACCCCGTGGCGCTCGCCAGACGGCTGCGCTCGATCGGCGCTCGCGCGGGCGTCGCCGTCAAGCCCGGAACTCCCGTGGAGGGGCTCTTCGACAGCCTCGACGAGTTCGACCAGATCCTGGTGATGACGGTGGAGCCGGGCTTCGGCGGTCAATCCTTCATGCCGGAGACCATGCCCAAGCTGCGACTGCTCGCCGACGAGGCCCGCCGCCGGGGGAGCGCGGTGTGGCTCCAGGTCGACGGCGGCATCGGTGAATCCACGATCGCGCAGGCCGCCGAAGCCGGTGCGGACACGTTCGTCGCCGGCTCTGCGGTGTTCGGCGCCGCCGACCCCGGGGCCGCGATCCTGGCGCTGCGGTCGGCGGCGGGGCGCGCCCACCGGCACTGA
- a CDS encoding RsmB/NOP family class I SAM-dependent RNA methyltransferase, which produces MSGATLARRVAFETLRGVHESDAYANLLLPREIRLAGLTPADAGLATELTYGTLRRQGTYDAIIAEVAGRSPDDIDPPVLDALRLGVHQLLSTRVASHAAVNESVALARSAAGQGAAGFVNAVLRRVSRETPGTWMERITAAARSDDERLGLTYAHPVWVIRALRRALAAEGRADELEDLLAADNASPQVTMTALPGLAEIPADAQRTPYSPYGFRLGGGAPDAMIAGAGGRIRVQDEGSQLAALALVGAAPVAAGERWLDLCAGPGGKTAILAAEALERGARLEANEPSAIRARLVRDSVAGVPMDVPVSELDGRERAASAPGQYDRVLVDAPCTGLGALRRRPEARWRKSPADIPELTDLQLGLATAAVQALRPGGILAYVTCSPHLAETAAIGAELRRTFGDEVEELDARAVVEDVSRSPLDLPEQADGSGRAQLWPHRHGTDAMSITLLRRR; this is translated from the coding sequence ATGAGCGGCGCGACCCTCGCCCGTCGCGTGGCCTTCGAGACGCTGCGGGGCGTGCACGAGTCCGACGCGTACGCCAACCTGCTGCTGCCGCGCGAGATCCGCCTGGCCGGGCTGACCCCTGCCGATGCGGGGCTCGCCACCGAGCTGACCTACGGCACACTCCGCCGCCAGGGCACGTACGACGCGATCATCGCGGAGGTCGCCGGTCGCTCGCCCGACGACATCGACCCTCCGGTGCTCGACGCCCTGCGCCTCGGGGTCCATCAGCTGCTGTCGACCCGCGTCGCCTCGCACGCCGCCGTCAACGAATCGGTCGCGCTCGCGCGGTCGGCCGCCGGGCAGGGGGCCGCGGGGTTCGTCAACGCCGTGCTGCGGCGCGTCTCGCGCGAGACCCCCGGCACGTGGATGGAGCGCATCACCGCCGCGGCGCGCTCCGACGATGAGCGCCTCGGCCTGACGTACGCCCACCCGGTGTGGGTCATCCGGGCACTCCGGCGGGCGCTGGCCGCCGAGGGACGCGCCGACGAGCTCGAAGACCTGCTGGCCGCCGACAACGCCTCACCGCAGGTGACCATGACGGCGCTGCCGGGGCTCGCCGAGATCCCCGCAGACGCCCAGCGCACGCCGTACTCGCCCTACGGCTTCCGCCTGGGCGGCGGCGCTCCCGACGCCATGATCGCGGGCGCAGGCGGCCGCATCCGCGTGCAGGACGAGGGGTCGCAGCTCGCGGCCCTGGCCCTGGTCGGGGCTGCACCGGTCGCGGCCGGCGAGCGCTGGCTCGACCTCTGCGCGGGCCCCGGCGGCAAGACCGCCATCCTCGCCGCCGAGGCGCTCGAGCGCGGGGCAAGGCTCGAGGCGAACGAACCGTCGGCCATCCGCGCGCGCCTCGTGCGCGACTCCGTCGCGGGCGTGCCGATGGACGTCCCGGTGAGCGAGCTCGACGGCCGGGAGCGGGCGGCGTCTGCCCCTGGGCAGTACGACCGTGTGCTCGTGGACGCGCCCTGCACGGGGCTGGGGGCGCTCCGCCGCCGCCCCGAGGCGCGGTGGCGCAAGAGCCCGGCCGACATCCCCGAGCTCACCGACCTGCAGCTGGGGCTGGCCACCGCCGCGGTGCAGGCGCTGCGGCCCGGCGGCATCCTGGCGTACGTCACCTGCTCGCCGCATCTGGCCGAGACGGCGGCCATCGGCGCCGAACTGCGACGCACCTTCGGCGACGAGGTGGAAGAGCTCGACGCGCGCGCCGTGGTCGAGGACGTCTCACGTTCGCCGCTGGATCTTCCCGAGCAGGCAGACGGCTCCGGGCGCGCGCAGCTGTGGCCCCACCGGCACGGCACCGATGCGATGTCGATCACGCTTCTGCGGCGACGGTGA
- the fmt gene encoding methionyl-tRNA formyltransferase encodes MRLVFAGTPEPAVPSLRALAASGHDLVAVVTRTDAVLGRKRVLTPSPVAQAADELGIPVIKADRLDASATDAITELRPDLGVIVAYGGLVREPLLSMPPHGWINLHFSLLPRWRGAAPVQHALIAGDRTTGASVFRLVAELDAGDVYGEVTYPVPEEATAGDVLADLADVGAGVLTEVVDAIAAGTARAVPQVGEPTYAGKLTLADGALDWTQPARRVVDRVRGTTPEPGAHTTIGGVRLKVLAASAVADAADLEPGRIGLVGRDVTVGAGEGAVVLHRVQPAGKPAMDAGDWWRGARLTDAVAGS; translated from the coding sequence ATGCGCCTCGTCTTCGCGGGTACCCCCGAACCCGCCGTCCCCTCGCTGCGTGCCCTGGCCGCCTCCGGCCACGACCTGGTCGCGGTCGTGACCCGCACCGACGCGGTGCTGGGTCGAAAGCGCGTGCTGACGCCGTCGCCCGTGGCCCAGGCTGCCGACGAGCTCGGCATCCCCGTCATCAAGGCCGACCGGCTCGACGCGTCCGCGACCGACGCGATCACGGAGCTGCGGCCCGACCTCGGCGTCATCGTCGCGTACGGGGGCCTCGTGCGCGAGCCGCTGCTGTCGATGCCGCCGCACGGGTGGATCAACCTGCACTTCTCGCTGCTGCCCCGCTGGCGGGGAGCGGCGCCCGTGCAGCACGCGCTCATCGCGGGGGACCGCACGACCGGGGCCAGCGTCTTCCGACTGGTGGCCGAGCTCGACGCCGGTGACGTGTACGGCGAGGTCACCTACCCGGTGCCCGAGGAGGCGACGGCAGGCGACGTGCTGGCCGACCTGGCCGACGTCGGAGCAGGGGTGCTCACCGAGGTCGTCGACGCCATCGCCGCGGGCACCGCCCGCGCCGTCCCGCAGGTGGGGGAGCCCACCTACGCCGGGAAGCTGACCTTGGCCGACGGCGCCCTGGACTGGACGCAGCCCGCCCGACGCGTCGTCGACCGCGTGCGCGGCACGACCCCGGAGCCGGGCGCGCACACCACGATCGGGGGAGTGCGCCTGAAGGTGCTGGCGGCGAGCGCCGTGGCGGATGCCGCGGACCTCGAGCCCGGCCGGATCGGGCTGGTCGGTCGCGACGTGACCGTCGGCGCCGGCGAGGGCGCGGTCGTGCTGCACCGCGTGCAGCCGGCGGGGAAACCCGCGATGGATGCCGGTGACTGGTGGCGCGGGGCGCGCCTGACCGATGCGGTGGCCGGCTCATGA